The DNA region aGAGACATAAGAAAACAAGCACAATGgtctaaagggacagttcactccaaaatcaaaaatacatattttcctcttacctgtagtgtcatcagtctagattgttttggtgtgagttgcagagtgttggagatatcagccgtggagatgtctgccttctctccaatataatggaactagatggcactcagcttgtggtgctcaaagtgccaaaaaatacatttgaaaatcgggttgtgagcagtttcatgtaggaactattttctttctagcaAACCCACCAACCGTATTACTGTGCAGAAGGATGTGTGCATCTGCTAATAGACGAGAGGCTTGTTTTCGTGACAGCAtgagatataaacattaaagACTTcgtcctcggctgagctgtgatgttagctagctcagtggtgttaggtgagctagcagtagatgcacgcttccttctgcgtaaTGATATAGTtgatgggtgtagttcggtagaaagaaaatagttcctacttgaaactgctcacaacaaggtctgtggattatcttgagtaaccaggtcatgatttctgggaagagacattgctgttgagtttgtcaaatgtattttttgggcactttgagcaccacaagcctgAGGgagtcatccctatgtttcccgggttctgtgttccccacttaaccctgcaaaaaagcttctatgttcccggcttacacaaaaagggttctatgtttcccgcttggttaAGCAGccaacatagaaccttttttgcagggttaagtggggaacatagaacccgggaaacatagatacgctcccgcTCTGGTGAGCTAGCAGTGTTGGTTAGCTATAAACTAATCTCCATAAGCTAGCAGTGTCAGACTGTGGCTctttctgcgcagtgatatgattggcaggtgtagtttggtagaatgaaagtagttcctacatgcaACTGCTCACaccaaggtctgtggattgctCTATACGCTCCATACTTGGTCCCAACAAGGACTTGAATGAGCTACCCTGTGTTTTCCAACCCAAGTGcatatggactgagctactgcagcCTTATTGAGTAACGTGTGTAATACTGTAGTGTTGCTCTGGTTGTTAGAGAGACTTTCGTGAACTGGCCTGATAGAGGTACCCTTGACCTTCAATCTCTATCTTTACCATGAGGTAGAGAGAACTCCATTTTAACACAGCCCAGATTATatcacagtaacagaatctaaAATACCTGGAGTCAGCCTGATTCGTTGTTTACAAAATGTCAGTGCAGATGAAGATTGAAAAATGATCCTGAGTGTCACATGCATATTCAAATCACAGTTTTCATAAGATAAACAAATCAGCCCCTTCATTAGAAAGTCTAGTCCAAAAATGGGGTCAGATCGTCAAGGTAAGATGGCAGTTAAACACGTCGTGGCTTGTCAATATTAAGGTGAAAGATCTAGTTATTTATTTGCCTCATTTTATGTATTCCTGTTTTATTTCAGGCAGTAGCTGAACAAGTTGTCACAGCTGCAATGATTCTCCAGAATCTAACCTCCAACTCCAGTGAGCCTTCAGGGGACATGGGAGTCTTCATGTTTGGACACTGTGGGGACATGATGGCAGGTATCATAGTCTGGGCATCTCTCAGCGCTCTCTTCTCTCTGGTTGGGTGTCCTGCCTGTGTTGCTGTTCTCTTAGAGCTGTTCCGCAGACACAAAGCAGGAACTCCCGTCTCCCCCAACGACGTCTTCATGCTCAACCTCACCATCATGGACTTGGTCTTCTTGTTTTTTGTCCCGCTCGGACTGTGTAACTTCCTGCTGTGGTACATCAGGCCCATTCAAATGCTGAGTAACTTCCTGTATGCTCTGAACCTGGCTGGACGACCTCTGTTTACAGCGTGTATCTGTCTGGACTGCTACCTGGCTGTGGTCCATCCTGTCACCTACCGCACCAGGAAGAGTCTGATCCCCCGCGTCCTCATGGCTGCGGCTGTGTGGACCATCACGGTGACTCAAGGGatcacgttcaaagtcgtcaGTGAGATGAACCACAGCGCCTGGGCCATGTCTGTGTACATCATAGCACTGCCCATCATCATCTCATGTGATGTCTCCATCCTCTGGGCTCTGAAGAAGTCCGTCCATGCAGGCGGAGACCTCCACCCCAGGAAGAAGAAGGCTCTGCAGATCATCACTAACAGCATGGTCATGACCGTCACATCGTACGTCCCCCCAGTGCTGGCGTACATCCTTGGAGATCTGATCATCAGTGATGACACAGTGTATGAATGCTTTTTGGCCATACCGATCCTGATAACTCCGACTGCAGGGAGTGCGATCATGCCTCTGCTCTATCTGGGGAATCTAGGGGGTCTGAAGAGTCCCTGCTGTTCAGATGGTTAGAGAGAATAGGGTTAGACAGTTTTAACTAATGCATATCATCATAGGTGCCATGgtagtgcagtggttagcattgttgcttcACAGCAACGGGGtgcctggttcaaacccagggtgtgggagcccttgcGTATGGGATTTGTATTtactccctgtgtcagcgtgggttttctccaggtactccagcttcctcccacagtccaaagacatgcaggttaattggtgactctaaattgtccataggtgtgaatgtgagtgtgaatggttgtctgtctctgtgtgtcagccctgtgatagtctggtgacctgtccagggtgtaccctgcctctcgcccaatgtcagctaacaggataagtggttatagtgaatgaatgaatattgccATGAAAATTAGTTCTCTGAAACTGTATGTttgaatatgcaaaaaaaacattatctA from Epinephelus fuscoguttatus linkage group LG20, E.fuscoguttatus.final_Chr_v1 includes:
- the LOC125881269 gene encoding lysophosphatidic acid receptor 4-like; translation: MILQNLTSNSSEPSGDMGVFMFGHCGDMMAGIIVWASLSALFSLVGCPACVAVLLELFRRHKAGTPVSPNDVFMLNLTIMDLVFLFFVPLGLCNFLLWYIRPIQMLSNFLYALNLAGRPLFTACICLDCYLAVVHPVTYRTRKSLIPRVLMAAAVWTITVTQGITFKVVSEMNHSAWAMSVYIIALPIIISCDVSILWALKKSVHAGGDLHPRKKKALQIITNSMVMTVTSYVPPVLAYILGDLIISDDTVYECFLAIPILITPTAGSAIMPLLYLGNLGGLKSPCCSDG